The following proteins are co-located in the Vigna unguiculata cultivar IT97K-499-35 chromosome 9, ASM411807v1, whole genome shotgun sequence genome:
- the LOC114163765 gene encoding uncharacterized protein LOC114163765, with protein MDDKQENLLSSTLPSHLLSIDEELWQMAEERAQEILWTIEPNVLSEVNRKDVIDYVQKLIRGCYGSEVLPFGSVPLKTYLPDGDIDLTALSHEDAEEDLAQSVLNVLQSVDDPEYQVKDVQDIRAQVRLLKCTVKNIAVDISFNQMAGLYTLRFLEQVDQLVGKNHLFKRSIILIKAWCYYESRLLGGHHGLLSTYAIEILVLYIINRFHSSVRGPLEVLYTFLDYYGSFDWDHNYVSIWGPKALTSLPKIAETPECDQDGFLLQKEFLRNYKNMCAFPARASEPTAHEFPVKFMNILDPLRNDNNLGRSVNIASLHRLRFALSYGARRLKQILTLPGENMGAALEKFFFSTLDRNGKGERADVDVPVSPFGTGRSEECVLRGDCESYYGGLQYIQLYRNYTMPVTAHSSSPSRPSQDDIHALSRQQNWSMIYKGGTDVYIPGQTLYHPTYNLEEGGKSRGTGTYIPDLNYNSYWDIRARANRPRRYTSAKHIALPKSPPKKQQEEEVHYETDTSNGNSDSRFFDLSNEDFPLLPCNCKATESTQVQDYAPLANINSETAIYGNSSMSESSNKDLSLPLVKVHSETDIDGSTPRLFELFKEDFPLLPKVCSETLMDCSSMSVELSTKDYPFLQSNHKTICSESGQLTKHTKSFPSLKEAKWKGIEFGSFKKSQSLTEPSLSSKDEKPDCGVSLTENAVTVVPMVPTERKEKSRMINEKMY; from the exons ATGGATGATAAACAAGAAAATTTGTTGTCATCCACCTTGCCTAGCCATCTGTTATCAATCGACGAGGAACTATGGCAGATGGCCGAAGAGAGGGCACAAGAGATACTATGGACAATTGAACCAAATGTATTATCTGAGGTGAACAGAAAGGATGTTATTGATTATGTTCAGAAGCTGATTAGAGGTTGCTATGGATCTGAG GTCTTGCCATTCGGTTCTGTCCCGCTAAAAACCTATCTTCCTGATGGAGATATTGACTTGACTGCTCTTAGTCATGAAGATGCAGAGGAGGATCTGGCACAGTCAGTATTGAATGTACTTCAAAGTGTAGATGACCCTGAATACCAAGTAAAAGACGTACAAGATATACGGGCACAg GTCCGGCTTTTGAAATGTACAGTGAAAAACATAGCAGTTGACATCTCTTTCAATCAGATGGCTGGACTTTATACTCTACGTTTCTTGGAGCAG GTTGACCAACTTGTTGGAAAGAACCATCTTTTCAAGCGCAGTATTATCTTAATCAAAGCTTGGTGCTATTATGAGAGCAGACTTCTTGGTGGACACCATGGCCTGTTATCGACATATGCCATAGAAATATTAGTCTTGTATATTATCAATCGTTTTCACTCTTCAGTGCGTGGTCCTCTAGAG GTGCTATACACATTTTTAGACTACTATGGCTCATTTGATTGGGACCATAATTATGTTAGTATATGGGGTCCCAAAGCCTTAACCTCCCTTCCAAAAATTGCTG AGACACCAGAATGCGATCAGGATGGATTCTTGCTCCAGAAAGAGTTTCTCAGAAATTACAAGAATATGTGCGCTTTTCCGGCAAGGGCATCTGAGCCTACAGCCCATGAATTTCCTGTCAAGTTCATGAACATCTTGGATCCTCTTAGAAATGACAACAACCTAGGGCGCAGTGTAAACAtag CCAGTTTACATCGATTAAGATTTGCTCTCTCCTATGGTGCTCGAAGGCTTAAGCAGATCCTCACACTTCCTGGAGAAAACATGGGTGCAGCTCTAGAAAAGTTTTTCTTCAGCACTTTGGACCGGAATGGGAAAGGAGAAAGGGCGGATGTTGATGTTCCGGTTTCTCCATTTGGTACCGGAAGATCTGAAGAGTGTGTCCTCCGTGGAGATTGTGAAAGTTACTATGGTGGCTTACAATATATTCAGCTGTATCGTAACTATACCATGCCAGTAACTGCACATTCCAGTTCTCCTTCTAGGCCATCTCAGGACGATATCCATGCATTATCAAGGCAGCAAAACTGGAGTATGATTTACAAAGGTGGTACAGATGTGTATATTCCAGGACAGACACTTTATCATCCAACTTACAACCTTGAAGAAGGAGGGAAATCACGTGGAACAGGCACATACATCCCTGACTTG AATTATAATTCCTACTGGGATATACGTGCAAGGGCGAACAGGCCAAGGAGATATACTTCTGCAAAGCACATTGCATTGCCCAAATCACCTCCGAAGAAGCAACAAGAGGAGGAGGTTCACTATGAGACGGACACGAGTAATGGTAATTCAGATTCCAGGTTTTTTGATCTCTCAAACGAAGATTTCCCCCTTCTTCCATGCAATTGCAAGGCTACAGAATCAACACAAGTCCAAGACTATGCTCCATTAGCCAACATTAATTCTGAGACAGCGATTTATGGGAATTCGAGTATGTCTGAGTCTTCAAATAAAGATTTGTCCCTTCCATTAGTAAAGGTACATTCTGAGACTGACATAGATGGCAGTACTCCTCGGTTGTTTGAACTCTTTAAGGAAGACTTCCCCCTTCTTCCAAAGGTTTGTTCTGAGACCCTAATGGATTGTAGTTCAATGTCGGTTGAGCTCTCAACGAAAGATTATCCCTTTCTTCAAAGCAATCACAAGACTATCTGCTCAGAGTCTGGTCAGTTAACTAAGCACACCAAGAGCTTTCCATCCTTAAAAGAAGCTAAATGGAAGGGTATTGAGTTTGGCTCTTTCAAGAAATCACAATCGCTGACAGAACCAAGTTTGTCGTCAAAGGATGAGAAACCAGATTGTGGTGTTTCATTAACAGAAAATGCTGTAACTGTAGTTCCGATGGTGCCAACGGAGAGGAAAGAGAAATCTCGCATGATCAATGAGAAGATGTATTGA